Proteins from a single region of Congzhengia minquanensis:
- a CDS encoding tyrosine-type recombinase/integrase, which yields MLPHAPAQWEQFYTGVRISELLDLKKENVYLDEQYFDVLASKTENGIRKVPIADKVLPFFKAWYNDTYSEYLLHTENGEQFKYRNYYDSYFLPLMTNLGLEQTPHCCRHTCISMLAEAHVSQTTIKKIVGHSGAMTLTERIYTHLDIEELVNAINKI from the coding sequence GTGCTTCCTCACGCTCCTGCTCAGTGGGAGCAGTTTTACACAGGTGTCAGAATATCCGAACTGCTTGACCTTAAAAAAGAAAATGTTTATCTTGATGAACAGTATTTTGATGTTTTAGCCAGCAAAACAGAAAACGGCATAAGAAAAGTCCCCATTGCCGACAAGGTATTACCATTCTTTAAGGCTTGGTATAATGATACCTACAGCGAATACCTTTTACATACTGAAAATGGGGAACAATTCAAATACCGCAATTACTATGATAGTTATTTCTTACCGCTTATGACAAATCTGGGACTTGAGCAAACTCCGCACTGCTGCCGACATACTTGTATATCAATGCTTGCGGAAGCCCACGTTTCCCAAACTACAATTAAAAAGATTGTAGGACATTCCGGTGCTATGACGCTCACCGAAAGAATTTATACTCATTTGGACATTGAGGAGCTTGTAAATGCAATCAATAAAATTTAA
- a CDS encoding phage holin family protein — MDNIITWIKLVAGVITGLLSYLFGGLDMLFTALLVCIAVDYITGVLAALYEKRLNSEVGFRGIIKKVVILLIVVLAQMIENAAGITGIRDIVIGFYIANEGISVLENAGRMNVPVCRNLTQYLEQLKSKEEPQ, encoded by the coding sequence ATGGACAATATCATTACATGGATTAAGCTTGTGGCCGGTGTGATAACCGGTTTATTATCCTATTTATTCGGAGGGCTGGACATGCTGTTTACGGCGCTGCTGGTGTGCATTGCGGTGGACTATATCACGGGAGTTTTAGCGGCGCTTTATGAAAAGCGGCTCAACAGCGAAGTGGGTTTCCGCGGCATAATAAAAAAGGTCGTTATTTTGCTGATTGTGGTTTTGGCACAAATGATTGAAAACGCTGCGGGAATTACGGGCATACGGGATATTGTTATTGGTTTCTACATAGCAAACGAGGGGATTTCCGTTTTGGAGAACGCCGGCAGAATGAACGTGCCGGTGTGCAGAAATTTGACGCAGTATTTGGAGCAGTTAAAAAGCAAAGAAGAACCGCAATAG
- a CDS encoding N-acetylmuramoyl-L-alanine amidase, which produces MFKIVLDAGHGRNTPGKRCLKSLDPAETREWVLNARICDKMERLLANYSGYELLRADDRTGATDVALKARTDAANRWGADLYLSVHHNAGLGGRNGGGPEVYVYTSPSAKTVEYQKIIHDCFVERAGKFGNRANEMPRKNLHVCRETHMPSVLIECGFMDSPGDVPLILSESFAYKAAQGLTEALVQIGGLKKVKEETSMAECKFTDISGHYGEKQIREVFEMGIMNGVDETHFEPDKPVTRAQAAIIARNVVRYITGK; this is translated from the coding sequence ATGTTTAAAATCGTATTAGATGCGGGGCATGGACGGAATACGCCGGGGAAACGGTGTTTAAAATCGTTAGACCCTGCCGAGACCCGGGAATGGGTGTTAAACGCCCGGATTTGCGATAAGATGGAACGGCTGCTTGCAAATTACAGCGGGTATGAGCTTTTGCGGGCAGACGACAGGACAGGAGCGACAGACGTTGCGCTGAAAGCTCGGACGGATGCGGCCAACCGGTGGGGTGCGGATTTGTATTTATCTGTTCATCACAACGCAGGGTTAGGCGGCAGAAACGGCGGGGGGCCTGAGGTTTATGTTTATACTTCGCCGTCGGCAAAGACAGTGGAATATCAAAAGATAATACACGATTGTTTTGTGGAGCGGGCAGGGAAATTTGGGAACCGTGCAAACGAAATGCCCCGGAAGAATTTGCATGTGTGCCGGGAGACGCATATGCCGTCGGTGCTGATTGAGTGCGGATTTATGGATTCGCCCGGTGACGTTCCGTTGATTTTGTCGGAATCGTTTGCGTACAAAGCGGCGCAGGGGCTGACTGAGGCATTGGTACAAATTGGAGGCTTAAAGAAAGTAAAGGAGGAAACAAGCATGGCAGAATGTAAATTTACAGACATCAGCGGGCACTACGGAGAAAAGCAAATTCGGGAAGTGTTTGAAATGGGAATCATGAACGGAGTGGACGAAACCCACTTTGAGCCGGACAAGCCGGTAACGCGGGCGCAGGCGGCTATCATTGCGCGGAACGTTGTGCGGTATATTACGGGAAAGTAG